The sequence below is a genomic window from Sorangiineae bacterium MSr12523.
CGTCCGGCGTTCCCAGACGCCTCAAAGGCGTAATCTTGGCCACCTTTTGCCTCAATGCCTCGGACTCGTGCGCGGTGACGTCGGTCTCGATGAAACCGGGTGCGGCGATGTTGACCGTGATTCCATGAGGCCCCAACTCTTTGGAGAGCGTGCGGCAGGAAGCATCCATGGCGGCCTTGCCCGCTGCGTGAAGGCCGGTGCCTACGCTCGCGAAGCGCGAAACGATGGTGCTGACGCCCACGATGCGGCCCCATTTTCGATCGACCATGCCCGGAACCGTGGCCGCACACAAAGCATGGAACGCGGCCATTTCCTCGAGCAATTTGTGCTTCACGTCCTCCCACGGCGTGAGATGGAAGGGCCCTGCGAATGCCGACCCCACGAGGCCAACGTTGGCATTGTGAACCGCGGCATCCACCGGCCCGAGTTCGCGCTCGATCGCGCGGACCATGTCGGCCACTTCGGCGTGGTTCGTGGCGTCGGCTTTGAAGACGGCGCCCTGGATGCCCGACTCGCGCAGAATTTTTGCCGCGAGATCCGTGCTCTTGAGGCAATTGATGGCAACTTTGAAGCCCCGCGCACCGAGCGCCCGCACGATGGCGGCGCCAATGCCTCGACTTCCCCCCGTGACCAAGGCGACTTTTCCAACCATCGATTTCCCAATCTATTCAATTTTGGTTCGAAATGGGACCGTTCGGAGAAATTCAATGTCCACACGAGATTCCGGTCGACAACCTGATGTGGCGTTGTTGGAGCTGGTCACGGGCGTCTGGCTCGGCCCGGCCCTTTACGCGGTGACGTATTTGGGCGTAGCGGATGCCATTCGCGCCGGCGCGACACACGTCGACGACATCGCGCGTGCGGTTGGTGCGCATCCCGGCGCGCTTTATCGTGCCATGCGCGCGCTGACGCCGGCCCAGGTCTTCGAAGAGAGTGCGCCTCGGGCCTTTTCCAATGGCCCCATCGGCAAGCTCCTCGAATCCGATGCACCTTATTCGATGCGTGCGCTGGCCCTGCTCCCGCCCCAGGGTGGCCGGGAGATGGTTCACAGCATCAAGACCGGAGAGTCGTCCTTCGAGCGCAAGCATGGAATGAGCTTTTTCGAATATCTCGAAAAGAATCCCAAGTCGCTGCAAGTCCACGCCGATGCGATGAACGCGATGGCACGGCGCCAAGCGCGAGCGCTTTTGACCGTCTACGACGTGACGCCTTTTCGCACGATCGTCGACGTCGGCGGCGGACAAGGCGCCATCCTGCGCGAGATCTTGCACGCCAACCCTGCCGCCCGCGGCATTCTCTACGATCTGCCGAATGCCATCAAAGCGGCCACGCCGAAGATGCAGGAGGCGCGGCTATCGGACCGGTGCGAGTGCATCGCGGGGAGCTTTCTCGAAGCGGTGCCCTCGGGGGGCGACCTCTATCTGCTTTCGTCCATCGTTCACGACTGGGACGACGAGCATGCTTTGCAAATATTGAAGAATTGCCGTTCGGTGCTCTCAGCCAACGCGAAGCTCATTTTGCTCGAGCGCATCGTTCCCAGGGACGTCGACGCGCGGTCGAACTCGACCCTGTTTCTCGATCTCACCATGTTGGTGAGCATGCGCGGCGGTCGAGAGCGCACGGAAGATGAATTCCGTGCGCTCCTCGAGCGATCGAAACTTCGCTTGAACCGCACCATGCCGACCGATTCATGGATCAGCGTCCTCGAGGCCGTACCTGATTGAGCAGCACGCGCCGTTCCAATTAGTTCGGCTTGCGACCTGCAACGGTCAGGCAGACGATGCCCGAGCACAAGCAGCCATTGCGCTCGGCCTCGTCGAGTTCATCCCAAAAGGCTTCGACCTCGTCGGACGTGGCTTGTCGGGATGCGACGAGGTGCTGGATGCGGGTGCCGAGTGCGAGCTTCATGAAGGCCACCGTGTTCATGACCACGCGCGGGACCAACCGCACGTCGCGCAAGCCCGACTCGATGAAGTAGCGCTGGACGCGGCGAGGGGCTCTCCCGCTGGGCAGCCCGTCGGCGAGGCTTTGCGGGATGCGGCGGGCCAAGTCCTCGTTGGTGCTATTGAGAAAGCACATTTCGACTTCGACCTCGGAGGCAACCACGATGCCCCCTGGCCGTGTCACGCGCACCATCTCTCGAACGACGAGGCGCGGATCGGGCACGTGCACCAACACGCGCTCGATGCGACAACGCTCGAACGACGCGTCGTCGAAAGGCAAAGACTGCGCGTCGCCTTCGACGAAGTCCACGGATAGGCCCAAACTCGTCGCGCGCTTTCGCGCTTCCGCCACCATGGCCGCGCTGCGATCGAGCCCCGTAACCTTGCCGTTGGGCGAAACCGTTGCGGCGACCTCGCACGTGTCGACCCCGGCGCCACAGCCAACGTCG
It includes:
- a CDS encoding methyltransferase domain-containing protein — translated: MNEKADPTRFHSVDAQRPEAFIQFLDARRAIGDELLVKRTIIDLLELENGHRVLDVGCGAGVDTCEVAATVSPNGKVTGLDRSAAMVAEARKRATSLGLSVDFVEGDAQSLPFDDASFERCRIERVLVHVPDPRLVVREMVRVTRPGGIVVASEVEVEMCFLNSTNEDLARRIPQSLADGLPSGRAPRRVQRYFIESGLRDVRLVPRVVMNTVAFMKLALGTRIQHLVASRQATSDEVEAFWDELDEAERNGCLCSGIVCLTVAGRKPN
- a CDS encoding SDR family oxidoreductase; this translates as MVGKVALVTGGSRGIGAAIVRALGARGFKVAINCLKSTDLAAKILRESGIQGAVFKADATNHAEVADMVRAIERELGPVDAAVHNANVGLVGSAFAGPFHLTPWEDVKHKLLEEMAAFHALCAATVPGMVDRKWGRIVGVSTIVSRFASVGTGLHAAGKAAMDASCRTLSKELGPHGITVNIAAPGFIETDVTAHESEALRQKVAKITPLRRLGTPDDIGGVVAFLCSDEARWITGQYIPLNGGGSTV